The genomic region aagaaaagaaagaaaaaaaaaaaggccggCTGACCACAGCCATGACGGCTAGCTCTAACTGGAGCAGCTGATGGTAAACCACATGTGCATTGAAAAAAGCACCAGTCAACATCATATCCTAGGCCAAAAAGTTACAAGATAAAAGAATGCAAAGGCATTAAGGGAAAAGTAATTAATGGAGGCTCGTGATTGTGCTCGTTTATCAATAATCGTGTTATAATCCGTGCCAGGAGCTACTATAAAGGGCAGTAATAGTTCCCAGGCACAGAAAATATGAAGCACAACCATCACAATCTAAAAAAATCCCATTATTCTATTTTTATGACACTTAATTCAACTGGATTAGCACAAAGTAAAATATAGTCAACAGAAATGATGGCACCAGAAACGATTGGTCTTGAGAGAGGAATTGGAAAAACGATATCAGCACTGACGAGAGTAGGATACAACCAAAACTTCTCACAAGTCTCACAACCGAACTCAAACTCAAGGAATTATTTCATCCAGACAGACATAAAGACGTCCTGCGCATGCCTAAGTCAGGACGCGTTTCCCCACAACTGAAAGAGAGGCCGTCACTATCTACCGAGGGGTTCCGATGGCGTCCGAAGGGGCAGGCAGTGAAACGGTTGACAACTCACAGATAAAAGGAGAACAAACTCAAGTAGGTACTGTACGTTCAAAACTAGCAAAGTGAGGACAGAGTCTGAGCGCAGCCGTATCGTGGCGCCGGATGCTCGGATTCTTCCACGCTTAAGTAAAAGTGGTCACAATTCTCCTCCACTTCCTTGCGGTTTCCGCTCACCTCCATCCCCTCCCGATTCAACCTTTAAAAACTCACTCGCACACATACGTAAAAGCCCACCGCTTGCACACACTGGCATCAGTTTAAGTGTTTTCAATATGAAACAATTTACACACTGAAGTCAGATTCTAACAGTTAGGAGGCCCTGCCCAACCCCGGCTAtcgctctctctgtctctctccgaAGAACGAGAGAGAGATTAGGAAAGGAAGAGAGAGGAGGATGGAGGGAACATGCTCGATGCTCAAGAGCGGCAGTATGGAGCCTTGTGATGTCAGCAGCTCTACTTCAGAACAAGGTGAAATCCATCAGTGGTGTCATCTGAGGAAGAGCACAAGTCAGAGAGATGATGTGGAGAACGAGAAAAGCATTttaatgaaacttttttttttggtgttgtTTGAAAATGATTCACCTTGTATTGTGCTGATGATGAAACTGCTCTCGTCGGGGAAGTTATAAACCATCTGTAAGCAAAAAAAGTTTCTCTTATATATAATGAGGATATATTTAAGTTACTAAGGTCTTGTTCATGCTACACAGGCATCTGATTTGTTATTTCAAAGGGAACTTTTGTAAGTGATTCAATTATATTGATTTGTTCAAACAATGTAGTCAATATCATTATTTCTATAGCAATTTGTAATtactttaatattaaaatataatacagtAGCTGACATTGGATTTGTAagaatgtatttttttgttattagcaaaaataaataaagaaattgcAGCCTGTCTTAATAAATCCTATTATTTATAtgatgtacactactgttcaaaagtctgggATCAGAAATTAACACTTATTCAGcgaggacacattaaattgataaaaagttaaattaaaagcatttataatgttacaaaagatttttatttcaaatagatgctgctcttttgaacttaatattcatgaaagaatcttgaaaaaaatgtttttcacaaaaatatgaagcagcacaactgttttcaacattgataataatcagaaatgtttttcttgagtatcaaatcagcatattagaatgatttctgaaggatcatgtgacactgaagactggagtaatgatgctgaaaattctgctttgatctcaggaataaattacattttaaaatagaaaacagttattttaaattgtaataatatttcacaatatcacactttttactgtatttttgatcaaataaatgcagatttatttgatcaaaaatacagtaaagtgtgatatatatatattggttcaaaaatacagtaaagtgtgatatatatatattagttcaaaaatacagtaaagtgtgatatatatatattagttcaaaaatacagtaaagtgtgatatatatatattagttcaaaaatacagtaaagtgtgatatatatatattagttcaaaaatacagtaaagtgtgatatatatatatatattggttcATGCTGTTCCAACAATACATGATGTTACCATTCACAAGACAAATCAGTCACATGATGTTTCTCACTGATATGACCCACTTACTCATGGCAAATGataacagaacaaaaaaaaaagtccacagTGAAGTGTGTTTTATCTGGGGGATGATGCAAAACATTATTCAAACGAGGAGACATGGTTGGCCAACTTATTAGCGCCACCTGATAACAGGAAGAGAGAAGAGATTGTTTCAGGCTGCTGTCAGAATCTCTGAAGCAGGTCAGTGTTTACCTGGTCACTGAGTAGTATGTGTATCCCTGTCGGCCCCTGTTTGTAGACTTGGTTGATGTGGACCAGCGGCAGCGCCAAGACACTGGAGATTTTCCTAGTAAGCTCACAAGCGGTCATCTCCTCAAGGTAAAGCGCATGGTAAACTAAACAAACACAGACATGCTTTAAAACAATATGATGACAGAGGATTGATCACTTCACAGGAGAAAacctaaattattattactgtgtaacaaggacactaaaataaagttttacatCAGGCTGTGATGCTATGTGATAAAATGGTAGTAAAAAGTATCGAATTAACAAAACCATCTGTGAATGTCTGCAGAATTCATACTTTTAGACTTTGTAAACTGATTATTGTCTTGGTAAATGAGTTTTGGTCTGACCACCTGTGCTACATAAGTCTGTTATTAGCAGTGGCTGTGGAGAGAACGGTGTTGGATGTGAGTTGTGGTCTTGTTGCCGTCAagccacatttatttatatagtactttatacaatacatcagggttagttcacccaaaaatgaaaattctgtcatttattactcaccctcgtgtcgttccacacccgtaagaccttcgttcatcttcagaacccaaattaagatatttttgataaaatccgatggctcagtgaggcctgcattcatagcaagataattaatactttcaaagcccagaaagctactaaagacatatttaaaacagtgcatgtgactacagtggttcaaccttaatgcttttgtttcgaatcagtggttcggagcacatATCAAACTGTGTAtcaagtcacgccccccagtggtgaaccactgaaatttccaAACACTTGACGTAACGGAgcttcgtttactgaaatcacgtgactttggcagaaacaaaagattcgtaaagcttcatgaagcagtgttttgaaatcgcccatcactagatattgttgaataaagtcgtttttttgtttttttttgtgcacaaaaagtctTCTcgacgcttcataacattaaggttgaaccactgtagtcacatgaactttttaaatatgtctttagtagctttctgggtatctgaaagtgttaatgatcttgctgtcactgagtcatcggactttatcaaaaatatcttaatttgtgttctgaagataaatgaaggtctttacgggtgtggaacgacatgagggtgagtaaataatgacaattttcatttttgggtgaattaaccctttaaacatatgatgtaaatgtataaagtactatataaataaatgacaaagatattgtttttttctcattgtggcTTTTACTGCATGTTTATCATTTAATAGTTTGggtttggtaagattttttaaatgtttattaaagtcTTACCAGTTCACTGAATTGTGCTCATCATGCATTTATTgaaccaaaaatacagtaaaactgtaatactgtgaaatcttattacaatttaaaataacttttaaaattacataaaatgtcatttattcctgtgatcaaatctgaattttagcaccattactccagtattcagtgtcacatgatccttcagaaatcattctaatatgatgatttgctgctcaagaaacatttctgattatcatcaatgttgaaaacagttgtgctgctcaatatttttgtggaaactgacttttttcaggattctttaatgaatagaaagttcaaaagaacagcatttattaaatatagtttttttttctgtaaattagtgcatgcttgctgaataaaagtattattttctttaaaaaactacCCCAAACTAGTTTGTCTCTCATGTCTGTCCAACaattttcaaatagtttaaatactgtaatataataGCCAAATGTGTAACACTTATGCTCATTCTTATAATCATTAGAAAAAggttcattaatgttaattagTTTAACATTCCCAACTGTCACTGAtagaaaataaaagtaaaaaataaataaataaagtgtcaGCTTAAGGTTTTCACATCATGTGGTATATAGTGCATCAGGAAAAGGAAGTGAGCACATTTTGGTTCATCAATGACAGTACTTTGTTGAAAGTTCAATATGATTGATCAAGCAATTCTGTGTTGCACTGCAAAACAATAGATGCTCGGTGATTCTGGTATACTAGGAATGGATGTGTAAGTTTCCATGATTGATATTTACATACCAGGTATGGATGTGGGACTGCTGTGTTCGCCGTTTTTGCAGTGGCCCCGTTTCCCCAGCAGAGGGCTCTCGCTCTGAGACGCCTCCAGAGACACGTAGACCGTGAGTCTGGGACGCACCGCTCTGTACAggaacataaacacacacaatgtgAACAAAATTCTTCAGTTTACTCTTTCATAATTGTAAGAAAACAAATTTTATTTAGCATTACTTTTTTATCGTACCTTGATTTAAGTGCATTGTAGAGTCTGATTCCGTCGGCTGCTCCACAAATTTGGACTAAATCCTCACGAGTTAATTTCAGTAGATCAGAACCTAAGACGGGAAAACACTCATATCAAATCAATCAATCTCAGTATTTACTACTTTTAGTATAATGTTGAGTGTCTGTTAGGGCTGAGTATAGACATTTCACTATAGTGATTAAATTCTGATTCAGAAACTCCCAATGCCACTAAATTCTGATTCAGTTTGATTTCATATTGATTTCATGTCCATTTTGTTTACGTTTGGAAGAGATTCTCTGTCTGTTAATGATACAGGCAAGTGTTTCAGACTGATTCCATTCCATTTTTGAACCATTCATTAAAAGATccagttcataagagtcatttgtttgtgaatcagaaTATGTTGTACGTTTGTTTTTACGCACAGCTCATCAGCAGCACAATTAAAAATCGACATCCGGATCACAAAAGGAGACCGATATTTTTACCTTCATTTTTGCAACAAAAACTGTTCATGTGCATGTGTAAATACCTGAGAAATGGGTGAAAATACGACTGTATGAGTTGAATCTGTTCTTAAGGAGCCACTTCTGTGCGTCCTGTATAGAGGCTGTGGGACTCAGAGACTGCAAAAAAGTTCACAGATTTAAAGTGCAACTGCAATTTAAGGTGCAATTTAACGtgtagtaataatattttatgtagtaataaactttttttttttttttttttacaattatgaACATCCACATCAGATTTAgtgccagatttactaacaacTTGTACCAGCGCAAAACCCTcatttgactttaaaaaaaaagtcaagttCTTTAATTTGCACATTGTAAATAGATCAGCTGCAGAACTATCCACTTCCatctagggctgcaacgattaatcgtgattaatcatttgcaaaataaaagtctgtgtttatgtaatatatgtgtgtgttctgtgtataataattatgtatatataaatacacacacatacaggtataaagtttagaaatatatgcatgtattataaatatatattacatataaactaatattttatatataaatgtaacatttttattaaatatatacatgaatgtgtgtgtatttatatatacagtccagtccaaaagtttggaaccactaagatttttaatgtttttaaaagaagtttcgtctgctcaccaaggctacatttatttaattaaaaatacagtaaaaaaacattaatattgtgaaatattattacaatttaaaataactgtgtactatttaaatatatttgacaaagtaatttatttctgtgatcaaagctgaattttcagcatcattactccagtcttcagtgtcacatgatccttcagaaatcattctcatatgctgatctgctgctcaagaaacatttatgattattttcaatgttgaaaacagttgtgctgctttttctttttttttttcaggattccttgatgaatagaaagttcaaaagaacagcatttatctgaaaaacaaagcttctgtagcattatacactaccgttcaaaagtttggggtcagtaagattttttatttttatttttttgaaaagaaattaaagaaattaatacttttattcagcaaggatgcattaaatcaatcaaaagtgacagtaaagacatttataatgttacaaaagattagatttcaaataaacactgttcttttgaactttctattcatcaaataatcctgaaaaaaatattgtacacaaatattttgtacaattgtacacattaaatgtttcttgagcagcagatcagcatattagaatgatttctgaaggatcatgtgacactgaagactggagtaacgatgctgaaaattggtgagcagatgaaacttcttttaaaaacattaaaaatcttagtggttccaaacttttggactgtactgtacataattattatacacagaacacacacatataaactacgtaaacacagacttattttgcaaacgattaatcacgattaatcgttgcagccctacttCCATCAGTGCTGTTATGGGATTGTGATCTCACGTTAATTTGCCCTGTTTatttaatcttgcacaaaaccTTCAGTTACATCAGTAGCCTAATAAAAGCTGATTTAGCTCTGGTCGGATGCAACATAAAAAGTACATCTTTAAGgcaaaatagtaaaaatatgaTATACAAACATGCGCTTACCTCCACAGACATGAGGCTACCAAGATCCCCTTGGTGGTTAGGTGAAGAGGACTCGctaaaaacaaaagtaaaagcATTAGACAATGCATAACCGTGGTTGATGGCATTTTCTAAAGGAAACACAGAGATGCTTCACCTGTCTGGTACTGTGCTGCTAGTGCTGTAGGTGTTTGTGCTGGAGGTGAAGGTCGGTGTAGCTGCTGTATTGGGGTTGACGTACGCATTATCTGGCCATGGAGAGCACTACAATGGGAGAAAGAGAGATACGAGAGAGGTCAAAAGTGcttctaaataaaaatgttagtgAAGAGCTCTGATGTCGGACGACCTGGCTAGGGCTGCCCCCGACAAAAGACTGGTgtttgttcatttaagccattagtcgcatgtttataatgttaatgcatgtgtaatattttatattaaatgtaacaATGAGCCTTTAAAATATCAAttctgtgtcagaaaaaaaacagaaaggAGACTGTCTGAACATtgtaataatttataaacaaaCTACTGTTTTCTGAGGTTGAAGTTGACGACGCTGACTCTCATCTCTCTGCAATATAGTGGATGTGTTTATAGACACACGAACACTTGGATAGTGCACATTTATCTAGgggtgcatctcaatcagctccctaagTCGTGAATCAGTATGTAATGTACACAAATTCCGGTACTGGTACGTACAGTAGGGACCCTGGCTCAATCCACATTGGGATACTGATAGTGACATGACAATGTCCTTGTTAAGATTGCACCGTCGGATGGAGGCCAGAAGTGACGAGGGAAACCGCCGAGTAAGGTTTGAGGGTGATTTATTGGTGCCACACGGGGAAAGTCCcacaataaatgtgcaataaaaagtaaaataaacaaaaactgtacaatatttacaatatataacAAGATCAGCTAAATCCAAGAATATCAAACACCACATACTACAAATAGCACTCCTCCCGTACCATTCTAAAGGCATGTatacttcacatacacacacataccgGCTGTGGTAATGGAGTATTTTTTCTGCAATCAAGCCAACTCATCAATTAACGTTTGGTCGACTATTAGGGAGCATCCCTAGACCCAGCACACAACGATGAAGGAGACTGATCTACAAACCAATATGGACAAAGTTTTGGAGTCTGGTATGAGTGAACTGAACAGAGATGAGTGGGCGCTTACACTTCCTCTCTTGCTTTTGGCGATGGAATCTCCACAGTCTGCAGGAAGTGTCCGCTTGCTGGATTTCTTTAGCTCATGTTCCACAGCCTCCTCAATCACAGGCTCCAATCGAGTCTATGCAAACACACCCAAGTGAACACGTTAGTCAAACAGACACACAAGTATATTTCAATCAAGTTAAAAGAGCACAAAGGCTGCGTCCGAATTCGCATACTCTCTTTGCATACTTCACGACCCCTATCAAGTATGTTCAATATAGTACAAGTgcgtgtagtatgaatgtaatccggaCGTCATTCTCATGTGCCTtaccagcgtcagttgcgtcgcttcactgtcattcacaaatcctctcccgtggcctcatgggatagtaaaatACCCATTGTATGCACATTTCAGAAGAAGTAGGTCACTCTTAGGCCTACTCTTTTAATGAGCTTCTTTTGTGACATACCATTTTTCGTCTACTATTTAgcagggaagtatgcgatttcgaaTGCAGCCGAAGTCTTTTTGAATATTAAAtaccttaaaaaaaaagcacatttaaggGCTCgtcccttctttttttttaaacaaccaaTTTATGCGTCACAGCCATGATTTGCTACTTGTATATATTCCTACTCTAAAAAGTTTAAATCTAATAGAAATTAATAGTATTTAAACTGTTTAAAAAGATGTACTTTGACATTAGGGATGCCACAGTGAGGAAATTGTCACACCGCTAAATAAACCGGTATTACTGATAACACCGAGGGATTGGAGAGGTGGAGCTATTGTATATAATTTGCATGCATCAGTATACGGGGAATTGAAATCGCTTTTGGATACGCATTCGCTTTCGAATTCGCGAATATTTTACAAGATAAGATACGCTCAGGATCTGTTACGCACCAAATCCTCTGTCCATCGTCCTGTCAGTCATCTCTTCTTACTCACATCATGTGAAATCTGACTCCTGCTGCACTGTGCTGCGACTCTGCAGCTCGTGCTGTATATGGAGCAGAGATGCTTTCAGTTTATAACTGTAGTGTCTATTGAACTGAActtaatgatttttatttctattaaaaaGCAAAACGGCACTAGTGGCGATGGGCGAATAGTGCAATCGGTGTACGAACACCATGTAACACTGACTACCGCAGCAAGCCTTTTTGACAGAAGATGAAGACTCCAGTCAGTTTATTTTAGGCCTCAGATATTAAATTCGACATAAAGTGATTCCTGCCATATGCTGACTGTAACATGACCAGCTGAATACTATTAACTTTATCTCAGCAACCCCTTATTATCAGACAGGTGAAACATCTATGAATAGGCTACTTCTACAATCAGCAgccaacacttttttttttttcatccacaCCAATAGGTGTCAGTGTAAAGACCAAGATCACGGTCATATAATTGCGTAGGGAAACAAACAAGCCAACAAAATGTTACTTAAATATTCTTGCCTCTGACAAAATAGTGGTATCATAAGAGGGCTggtatttctctttctcttgcgCAGTCCGTTTCTCCATCTTCTCTCTGTccgttttttgttttctgtctgctcCCTTTGGCTGTTTATAGTAAGATATGAAACACTTTAGTGCATCCTGAAGACTTCAATGTCACATTAATGATTTAAAACAAGCTTTCTAACAACATAATCATTCAGTATAGTAAAAATAAGGGGGTATAAATTCAAACCTGAGGTCTGTAACCAAATATACATTTCCTTGTATTTGATGCATGCTTGCATGCATGTGACGTCACCTTAAAGACTTTGATCTGGCAGCTGGCAGAGTGCAGGTGCTCAGTATATTCTCCgctttcattttgtttaaaGGTGTCGATCTGGATCCGGAATGGAACTCCTTTCTCTCCGCCGTGTTTCCGTGGGGTGAACTCTGTACTGATGCAATGAACCTTCAACGAgagaaggaaggaaagaaagatAATTAATGTGGAGCACATGATCGCTTCCTGGAGCAGCTTTGAGATTATCCTTGGCATGCATTGCATTATTTCTGCACAGATCTGTTTTTGATCAACTCGAATTATATTCATATGTTTGAAACTTGATCAGACCCTTCCAAGGTCAAAAGATAATGTCAGTGGCCCAAATCAGACACATTAAGATCTTCTCAAACATGTCTGACTCTCTTGGCACAACATCTGCGTAGCTCCTTTGAATGCGAGAGAGATTTCTGGCCAATGAGATTGTGCTCCAGGCATGCTCTATTCATTAGCTACACCAAACAGCTGTGGGTACACCAGCTACAACTACACCAGTAAATGTCTAACTGTATATTTATGTGCCAACACTTAGTAATATTATACAGGTGCATCTTGCATAAGAAAGTCAAGCAGACAGCGAATGGATATTATTCAACCAATAGCATTTAATGTCCAGAATATGACTGCAACATTACCAAATCAGTCTAGATATCAATGTCAGTTAAAattacacaattctgaataCTAATTTCCACCAcagcaaaaaataacacttatatagaataataataataataacagtaatttTTTGTTTAACTTGTGGTACTgttttttgattaatattataattaggGCTGTCGATTTATAATTTTTAACGCATTTAACACACTTGCTCCGCCCCAGTTGATTGATGATGAATATGATGCAGGGCAACAACTCAATACGTGAAGGAGCCTATAAAATGCAGTCAAAAAATTctctaaaattcaagatattgGGGCAAAAATGCCCGTTTGAGTTTTTATCTCATATTAGATCAAATGAGTTAAgaaatatcacacgagtaacgagTGCAATATTACACAAATGCTGTTTTGTCCCAAATATAATGAGTGCAAACGCGATAGCATTTTATACAACCGTTCAGtaaataagaagttaatattatgttattttagactcaatattgtctgttttgttCAATTTTGCCGATGAAACCGAACGAACCGAGGGAAACCAACGATTCAGCGGACCGTTCATAAGACTTCTTGGACTTGAAGCAGTGCTACACAGATCACAAACAGAGTCATCTGATCTCTACTTTGCTGTCATACACCGATCATTCTGTGTAGCGCTGCTTCAAGTCCAACATGCCTGAACCATTTacttcacttctgaatgaatcagccatttgaatgaatgacttaatcattaagacatttaccgccacctactggaagttttatttttttatttagagtgtaattttatttaaaaatttatttcatatttccatattaaataaaaaaaattaaaggtatagctcacccaaaaatgaaatttcagtcATCATTTTCTCAACATCATGGTCCAAAAGTTCATGTGTAAtaatgttgaatcaaataaaatatttttttctgaagctactttttgtaaggtctatttgatgctttacacaataatgacttaaatCTACTGAGGTTAATTTTTCAGCCAAAATCGATGTGCAATTAAATTGTGATTAATGAGATTAATTTACAAATCGACAAGTACAAGTCCTAAAACGTGTCCAATTGGCTGTAAAATAGGGATGTTTTCAGCTGTTGATTTCCTTGTTGATTATCTACAGGTCTATgcagaaaaatattatatacaatgtTGCAAGTTGCAACAAGCAAGATATAAATCATTTTGTccttttataaatcattttgtaattttttttggaatattgcagtatttattataaatgatttattcatgcacacaattttttaaaatcatgtgCCCTCATTTAATCAATATaatcttctcttctctgatgacatgtttactgGCGCAAGGGCGGGGCAAGCTGTCACTCAAATGGCATCCACCACAACCAACAATGCAACAATGCAATCaatagagtgctgcagggatGACATCAAAACCCGGAAGGTGAATGGTTCCCTCAAGATTTTCAAATGGGGTTTTataatttatgagtaaaataaggtctgtggtaaacataaaTTGACAATACTTGTTttgccgtcgctattttcatttttaaacacttgcagtctgtataattcataaacacaacttacaacagtgtgtaatgttagctttagtcacagagcactatcaaactcattcagaatcaaatgtaaacatccaaataaataataaactcacataattcgatgtatgcatgcagtatatgcatgacaaacactttgtaaagctccattttgagggttatattaactgtgtgaactttgtttatgcactgtttaaggcaagcacgagctccgggggaggggagcaggagatttaaaggggccacgcagcctgaatcggctcatagttaatgatgccccaaaataggcagttaaaaaaatgaattaaaaaaaatctatggggtattttgagctgaaacttcacagacacattcaggggacaccttagacttcgattacatcttttaaaaagacgttctacggcacctttaaggagTGTGTGCAGTTTACACTGTAGAACAAAACGTTCAAGTATCATCAACTTATGTTGACAACATtccttattttactcataaattgaaaaaccCCCATTATAAAACCTCATAGGAAAATCTTGAGGGAACCAGTGGCGAACTAGTCTTCTGGATTTTGATTTCATCCCAGCAGCACTctattccccacagacaaaatcaagtccctcCCCACTTTTTTTATTGTACAAGAAGCCATTTAATTCAGATATAAGTcataatagggaagaaaagactatcgttTAAACTACCACAACATGACAGCGCGTTTGTGGTTTGATCTTAAATGCGGGGCAAAGGAGAAATTTTGCGAGTGCTTTTATGTACCTGAACAAACACAGATGCTCGCTTGGAAAGATCCCACAAGAACTCTGCGGCGTTTAG from Chanodichthys erythropterus isolate Z2021 chromosome 15, ASM2448905v1, whole genome shotgun sequence harbors:
- the ubp1 gene encoding upstream-binding protein 1 isoform X1, which gives rise to MAWVLKMDDATIESGLVHDFDASLSGIGQELGAGAYSMSDVLALPIFKQEDVSVPVESDTKNPPFQYVLCAATSPAVKLHEETLTYLNQGQSYEIRLLDNRKIGEMPELNNKTVKSLVRVVFHDRRLQYMEHQQLEGWKWNRPGDRLLDIDIPMSVGITEPHTHASQLNAAEFLWDLSKRASVFVQVHCISTEFTPRKHGGEKGVPFRIQIDTFKQNESGEYTEHLHSASCQIKVFKVTSHACKHASNTRKCIFGYRPQPKGADRKQKTDREKMEKRTAQEKEKYQPSYDTTILSETRLEPVIEEAVEHELKKSSKRTLPADCGDSIAKSKRGSCSPWPDNAYVNPNTAATPTFTSSTNTYSTSSTVPDSESSSPNHQGDLGSLMSVESLSPTASIQDAQKWLLKNRFNSYSRIFTHFSGSDLLKLTREDLVQICGAADGIRLYNALKSRAVRPRLTVYVSLEASQSESPLLGKRGHCKNGEHSSPTSIPVYHALYLEEMTACELTRKISSVLALPLVHINQVYKQGPTGIHILLSDQMVYNFPDESSFIISTIQDDTTDGFHLVLK
- the ubp1 gene encoding upstream-binding protein 1 isoform X3 codes for the protein MAWVLKMDDATIESGLVHDFDASLSGIGQELGAGAYSMSDVLALPIFKQEDVSVPVESDTKNPPFQYVLCAATSPAVKLHEETLTYLNQGQSYEIRLLDNRKIGEMPELNNKTVKVHCISTEFTPRKHGGEKGVPFRIQIDTFKQNESGEYTEHLHSASCQIKVFKVTSHACKHASNTRKCIFGYRPQPKGADRKQKTDREKMEKRTAQEKEKYQPSYDTTILSETRLEPVIEEAVEHELKKSSKRTLPADCGDSIAKSKRGSCSPWPDNAYVNPNTAATPTFTSSTNTYSTSSTVPDSESSSPNHQGDLGSLMSVESLSPTASIQDAQKWLLKNRFNSYSRIFTHFSGSDLLKLTREDLVQICGAADGIRLYNALKSRAVRPRLTVYVSLEASQSESPLLGKRGHCKNGEHSSPTSIPVYHALYLEEMTACELTRKISSVLALPLVHINQVYKQGPTGIHILLSDQMVYNFPDESSFIISTIQDDTTDGFHLVLK
- the ubp1 gene encoding upstream-binding protein 1 isoform X2, with product MAWVLKMDDATIESGLVHDFDASLSGIGQELGAGAYSMSDVLALPIFKQEDVSVPVESDTKNPPFQYVLCAATSPAVKLHEETLTYLNQGQSYEIRLLDNRKIGEMPELNNKTVKSLVRVVFHDRRLQYMEHQQLEGWKWNRPGDRLLDIDIPMSVGITEPHTHASQLNAAEFLWDLSKRASVFVQVHCISTEFTPRKHGGEKGVPFRIQIDTFKQNESGEYTEHLHSASCQIKVFKPKGADRKQKTDREKMEKRTAQEKEKYQPSYDTTILSETRLEPVIEEAVEHELKKSSKRTLPADCGDSIAKSKRGSCSPWPDNAYVNPNTAATPTFTSSTNTYSTSSTVPDSESSSPNHQGDLGSLMSVESLSPTASIQDAQKWLLKNRFNSYSRIFTHFSGSDLLKLTREDLVQICGAADGIRLYNALKSRAVRPRLTVYVSLEASQSESPLLGKRGHCKNGEHSSPTSIPVYHALYLEEMTACELTRKISSVLALPLVHINQVYKQGPTGIHILLSDQMVYNFPDESSFIISTIQDDTTDGFHLVLK